A DNA window from Clavibacter sepedonicus contains the following coding sequences:
- a CDS encoding TIGR03943 family putative permease subunit: MPSPDDRDARAPRDRTTDVLRRARARRRAAGGRASSTVGLVLLAACIVSTLWLTITGQLGLYIHPRYFVFTAIMAVIGLVATVAGFALRPADAAEEHDHDHGSPAPGDPAAARRSSLRARASRVAVAAVVTITVVAVLVLPPRTLTQSTVTQRALNSSSVASDAAPDQELLGTSDFSTLGVKDWSQLLAQTTDPTFFTSKSVDITGFVSADPDDPDDVFYVTRFVVTCCAVDAQPVGVPVYQPGWASTLQTDEWVRVTGPFASNPSAKSRQPLAVMPQGVEPVDQPADPYVY, encoded by the coding sequence ATGCCATCGCCTGACGACCGGGACGCCCGCGCGCCCCGCGACCGGACCACGGACGTCCTCCGTCGCGCCCGCGCCCGCCGTCGCGCCGCGGGCGGCCGCGCCTCCTCCACCGTCGGCCTCGTGCTGCTCGCGGCCTGCATCGTCTCGACGCTGTGGCTCACGATCACGGGCCAGCTCGGCCTCTACATCCACCCGCGGTACTTCGTCTTCACCGCGATCATGGCGGTCATCGGCCTCGTCGCCACGGTCGCCGGCTTCGCGCTCCGCCCCGCCGACGCCGCGGAGGAGCACGACCACGACCACGGATCCCCCGCGCCGGGCGACCCCGCCGCCGCGCGCCGCTCCTCCCTGCGTGCCCGCGCCTCCCGCGTGGCCGTCGCCGCCGTCGTCACGATCACGGTCGTCGCCGTCCTCGTCCTCCCTCCGCGCACGCTGACCCAGAGCACCGTCACGCAGCGCGCTCTCAACTCGAGCTCGGTCGCCTCCGACGCCGCGCCCGACCAGGAGCTCCTCGGCACCAGCGACTTCTCGACGCTGGGCGTCAAGGACTGGTCGCAGCTCCTGGCGCAGACCACGGATCCGACGTTCTTCACCTCGAAGTCCGTCGACATCACGGGCTTCGTGAGCGCCGACCCCGACGATCCCGACGACGTCTTCTACGTGACCCGCTTCGTCGTCACCTGCTGCGCGGTCGACGCGCAGCCCGTCGGCGTCCCCGTCTACCAGCCCGGCTGGGCCTCGACGCTTCAGACGGACGAGTGGGTGCGCGTCACGGGCCCGTTCGCGTCGAACCCGAGCGCGAAGAGCCGGCAGCCGCTCGCCGTCATGCCGCAGGGCGTCGAGCCGGTCGACCAGCCCGCCGACCCCTACGTCTACTGA
- a CDS encoding FAD-dependent oxidoreductase — translation MRALIAGGGIAGLACGVALRRAGIAATVLERRDAATDEAGSWLQVAGNGMAALEALGLGEVASGLGEPSGRLRTHAADGRTTADMPFGPRPGRGPSARTLMRAELHGILRQEAERQGVDIIRGARVTSAEQDVHGASLVTATGERHSADLVIGADGVRSAVRATILPPDPAAAPAAPTMVDIVGSAAAASLPEEYAAPAGTLQFRFGRDCFVATVALRDGSTWWFANPRLSALPGGAASAAHLSPDEWAEAVVRLAAPDALPVEHLVAEAPRLVARLSARAAPQARWGSGRCVLVGDAAHTMPSTSGQGASLALEDAVVLGRIIGSTSSPTDVVASLARRRDERVARIIAQGTLLDRSKLLGPVGSLLRDRVVLPLAARDAARTGSGPSSWMYEFTDEG, via the coding sequence ATGCGGGCGCTGATCGCCGGCGGCGGCATCGCGGGTCTCGCGTGCGGTGTGGCGCTCCGGCGCGCCGGGATCGCGGCGACGGTCCTCGAGAGGCGCGACGCCGCGACCGACGAGGCCGGATCGTGGTTGCAGGTCGCGGGCAACGGCATGGCAGCCCTCGAGGCACTCGGACTCGGCGAGGTCGCGAGCGGGCTGGGCGAACCGTCGGGCCGGCTCCGGACGCACGCCGCCGACGGGCGGACCACCGCGGACATGCCCTTCGGCCCGCGACCGGGGCGGGGGCCGTCGGCGCGCACGCTCATGCGGGCGGAGCTGCACGGGATCCTCCGGCAGGAGGCCGAGCGCCAGGGCGTCGACATCATCCGGGGAGCACGCGTGACCTCCGCGGAGCAGGACGTGCACGGCGCCTCGCTCGTCACCGCGACGGGCGAGCGGCACTCGGCGGACCTGGTGATCGGCGCGGACGGCGTCCGCTCGGCGGTCCGGGCCACGATCCTCCCGCCGGATCCCGCAGCTGCCCCGGCCGCGCCCACGATGGTCGACATCGTCGGATCCGCCGCTGCCGCGTCGCTCCCCGAGGAGTACGCCGCACCCGCGGGGACGCTCCAGTTCCGGTTCGGACGGGACTGCTTCGTGGCCACGGTGGCTCTCCGCGACGGGTCGACGTGGTGGTTCGCCAACCCCCGGCTCTCGGCTCTCCCCGGGGGAGCGGCGTCGGCCGCGCACCTGTCCCCCGACGAGTGGGCGGAGGCGGTGGTGCGTCTCGCCGCTCCGGATGCCTTGCCGGTGGAGCACCTGGTGGCGGAGGCCCCGCGGCTCGTCGCCCGGCTCTCCGCACGCGCCGCGCCCCAGGCGCGATGGGGGTCGGGCCGGTGCGTCCTCGTCGGCGACGCCGCCCACACCATGCCGTCCACGTCGGGGCAGGGCGCGTCCCTCGCGCTGGAGGACGCCGTGGTCCTCGGACGGATCATCGGGTCGACGAGCTCGCCGACCGACGTCGTGGCGTCCCTGGCCCGGCGACGGGACGAGCGGGTCGCGAGGATCATCGCGCAGGGCACCCTCCTCGACCGCAGCAAGCTGCTGGGTCCGGTGGGTTCGCTCCTCCGGGACCGCGTCGTGCTGCCGCTCGCGGCACGCGACGCGGCGAGGACAGGATCGGGTCCGAGCTCCTGGATGTACGAGTTCACGGACGAGGGCTGA
- a CDS encoding cupin domain-containing protein, whose protein sequence is MIDLAAEVREVTVHWTPRVVGRVNDQYVEVAKPRGELTWHAHDAEDEMFLVVSGRLRLQLRDDQEVAVGPGQFHVVPRGVLHNPVADEEVEIVLIETVTTAHTGDVVMPGTVPVERQVGDFR, encoded by the coding sequence GTGATCGATCTCGCCGCCGAGGTCCGCGAGGTGACCGTCCACTGGACACCTCGTGTCGTCGGGCGGGTGAACGACCAGTACGTGGAGGTCGCGAAGCCGCGGGGCGAGCTGACGTGGCACGCGCACGACGCGGAGGACGAGATGTTCCTCGTCGTCTCGGGCCGGCTCCGGCTCCAGCTGCGCGACGACCAGGAGGTCGCGGTCGGTCCGGGTCAGTTCCACGTCGTACCGCGGGGCGTCCTGCACAACCCGGTCGCCGACGAGGAGGTCGAGATCGTCCTCATCGAGACCGTCACCACCGCCCACACCGGCGACGTCGTCATGCCGGGCACCGTCCCGGTCGAGCGGCAGGTGGGCGACTTCCGCTGA
- a CDS encoding PadR family transcriptional regulator translates to MRTHDHDDHFSSPSSDGVPVDRHEPCMQHHRGSRPRIMPGHPLARGFRPGDGPGFPGFPGFPGMGGFGGPGFGPGRGRGGRGRARRGDVRLAILSLLADAPSNGYGLITGIATKTEGAWRPSPGSVYPTLQQLVDEDLIVADESGAKSVYSLTDQGRAHVEEHRAEIDAAWAATTDKTEGEDAFQTSLMKLMGVVKPLMHDATDAQRQAAAEKLDETRRALYAILAD, encoded by the coding sequence ATGCGCACCCACGACCACGACGACCACTTCTCGTCCCCCTCATCCGACGGAGTCCCCGTCGACCGCCACGAACCCTGCATGCAGCACCACCGCGGCAGCCGACCGCGCATCATGCCGGGCCACCCCCTCGCCCGCGGCTTCCGCCCGGGCGACGGCCCGGGCTTCCCCGGGTTCCCGGGCTTCCCCGGCATGGGCGGCTTCGGCGGCCCCGGCTTCGGCCCGGGCCGCGGACGCGGCGGACGGGGTCGCGCCCGCCGCGGCGACGTCCGCCTCGCGATCCTCTCCCTGCTCGCCGACGCGCCCTCGAACGGCTACGGCCTCATCACGGGCATCGCCACCAAGACGGAGGGCGCCTGGCGACCGAGCCCGGGATCCGTCTACCCCACGCTCCAGCAGCTCGTCGACGAGGACCTCATCGTCGCCGACGAGTCCGGCGCCAAGAGCGTCTACTCCCTCACCGACCAGGGCCGCGCCCACGTCGAGGAGCACCGCGCGGAGATCGACGCCGCCTGGGCCGCCACCACCGACAAGACCGAGGGCGAGGACGCGTTCCAGACGAGCCTCATGAAGCTGATGGGCGTGGTGAAGCCCCTGATGCACGACGCGACCGACGCCCAGCGCCAGGCCGCGGCGGAGAAGCTCGACGAGACGCGGCGCGCGCTGTACGCGATCCTCGCCGACTGA
- a CDS encoding sensor histidine kinase, producing the protein MTADSFLIVVLTALVCAAVVGLGASVLLRALRRRSLVLQICVVALAAVLSVVGGMVAVTASMLVDDAGLTAFLSVAAVSALVSLVMAAMLGMTLVRGSRELGRYAASMGEEAAVEPGRPTSTEFAQLARELSAANRRLADARDRMEAQERSRRELIAWMSHDLRTPLAGIRAMAESLEDGMVDDEHRYFRQIRVQANRLNGMVDDLFELSRINSGSLELAVERVSLYDIVSDTVAELGPVAQARKVDLRGETAHDDLVVQGDPRELSRVVGNLVMNAIQQSLPGGRIVISAHRDSGNLAVLSVEDTAGGIPEADLPRVFDAGWRSTGSRTPRAYGKSAAEKTALGPDFPVAPVEATPPDPQVQAEGTHDGGYASGGGGAGLGLAIVRGIVRAHDGDVTVQNIDGGCRFDVILPYSKPVAS; encoded by the coding sequence GTGACCGCCGACTCCTTCCTCATCGTCGTCCTGACCGCGCTCGTCTGCGCCGCGGTCGTCGGCCTCGGCGCGAGCGTGCTGCTGCGCGCGCTCCGCAGACGCTCGCTCGTGCTGCAGATCTGCGTGGTCGCGCTCGCCGCCGTGCTCTCGGTCGTGGGCGGCATGGTCGCCGTCACCGCGAGCATGCTCGTCGACGACGCCGGCCTCACCGCGTTCCTCTCCGTCGCCGCCGTCTCCGCCCTCGTCTCCCTCGTCATGGCCGCGATGCTCGGCATGACCCTCGTGCGCGGCAGCCGCGAGCTCGGCCGCTACGCCGCGTCCATGGGCGAGGAGGCCGCCGTCGAGCCGGGACGTCCCACCAGCACCGAGTTCGCGCAGCTCGCCCGCGAGCTCAGCGCCGCCAACCGCCGCCTCGCCGACGCCCGCGACCGGATGGAGGCGCAGGAGCGCAGCCGCCGCGAGCTCATCGCGTGGATGTCGCACGACCTGCGCACGCCGCTCGCCGGGATCCGCGCCATGGCGGAGTCGCTCGAGGACGGCATGGTCGACGACGAGCACCGCTACTTCCGCCAGATCCGCGTGCAGGCCAACCGCCTCAACGGCATGGTCGACGACCTGTTCGAGCTCTCCCGGATCAACTCGGGCAGCCTTGAGCTCGCCGTCGAGCGCGTCTCCCTCTACGACATCGTCAGCGACACCGTGGCCGAGCTCGGCCCGGTCGCCCAGGCCCGCAAGGTCGATCTCCGGGGCGAGACAGCGCACGACGATCTCGTGGTGCAGGGCGACCCGCGCGAGCTCTCCCGCGTCGTCGGCAACCTCGTGATGAACGCCATCCAGCAGTCGCTCCCCGGCGGCCGCATCGTGATCTCCGCGCACCGCGACTCGGGCAACCTCGCCGTGCTCTCCGTCGAGGACACCGCGGGCGGCATCCCCGAGGCCGACCTCCCGCGCGTGTTCGACGCGGGCTGGCGGTCGACCGGATCCCGCACCCCGCGCGCGTACGGCAAGAGCGCCGCGGAGAAGACCGCGCTCGGCCCCGACTTCCCGGTCGCGCCCGTCGAGGCGACGCCGCCGGATCCCCAGGTGCAGGCCGAGGGCACGCACGACGGCGGCTACGCGTCGGGCGGCGGCGGCGCGGGGCTCGGCCTCGCGATCGTCCGCGGGATCGTGCGCGCGCACGACGGCGACGTCACCGTCCAGAACATCGACGGCGGCTGCCGCTTCGACGTGATCCTGCCGTACAGCAAGCCGGTCGCCTCGTGA
- a CDS encoding response regulator transcription factor has product MSPTYDPARADAGRPDPARPDPSRPDPLRGRRILVVEDDPTVNEVVCRYLKASGFQVETVADGLEAVRVATERMPDLVVLDRMLPGLDGLEVCRRIRAHHPESPVPVVMLTALGQGEDRVNGLDAGADDYLAKPFSPRELVLRVRAVLRRTVPEAVPEPPFVAGPFVLDLGAREIHQAGVMLSLTSREFDLLAFLLRNPRRVFGRDDLLRSVWGWEIGDLSTVTVHVRRLREKIEADPAHPVLLGTVWGVGYRFDPDAAAPAPSAAATPDADAEAVDPAPSAGADA; this is encoded by the coding sequence GTGAGTCCCACCTACGATCCCGCGCGCGCCGACGCCGGGCGCCCCGACCCCGCGCGGCCCGATCCCTCGCGGCCGGATCCGCTGCGCGGCCGCCGCATCCTCGTGGTCGAGGACGACCCCACGGTGAACGAGGTCGTCTGCCGCTACTTGAAGGCCTCGGGCTTCCAGGTCGAGACGGTCGCCGACGGCCTCGAGGCCGTGCGCGTCGCCACCGAGCGCATGCCCGACCTCGTCGTGCTCGACCGCATGCTCCCCGGCCTCGACGGCCTCGAGGTGTGCCGGCGGATCCGCGCCCACCACCCCGAGTCGCCCGTCCCCGTCGTGATGCTCACCGCCCTCGGCCAGGGCGAGGACCGCGTGAACGGCCTCGACGCCGGCGCCGACGACTACCTCGCCAAGCCCTTCTCCCCGCGCGAGCTCGTCCTCCGCGTGCGCGCCGTCCTCCGCCGCACGGTGCCCGAGGCCGTGCCGGAGCCGCCCTTCGTCGCGGGCCCGTTCGTGCTCGACCTCGGCGCGCGCGAGATCCACCAGGCCGGCGTCATGCTGTCGCTCACCTCGCGCGAGTTCGACCTGCTCGCCTTCCTGCTCCGCAACCCGCGCCGCGTCTTCGGGCGCGACGACCTGCTCCGCTCGGTGTGGGGCTGGGAGATCGGCGACCTCTCCACCGTCACCGTGCACGTGCGGCGCCTGCGGGAGAAGATCGAGGCGGATCCCGCGCACCCCGTGCTGCTCGGCACCGTCTGGGGCGTCGGCTACCGCTTCGACCCGGACGCCGCGGCGCCCGCGCCGTCCGCCGCCGCGACGCCCGACGCCGACGCCGAGGCCGTGGATCCCGCCCCCTCCGCCGGGGCCGACGCGTGA
- a CDS encoding glycosyltransferase family 2 protein produces MTQPLVDVVLPCLDEEEALPFVLSRLPEGYRAIVVDNGSTDRSAEVAREHGALVVEERRRGFGAAAHAGLEAATAPLVAFCDADASMDPALLPRVVDPVRDGERDLVLGRRIPSTRGAWPLHARIANLELARRLRRITGVPLHDLGPMRCGRRTELLGLGILDRRSGYPLEMLLRASAAGWSILEVEMPYAPRVGRSKVTGTVRGTVTAVRDMSRVLAEARAAAVGADRTPGGSA; encoded by the coding sequence ATGACGCAACCGCTCGTGGACGTGGTCCTCCCCTGCCTCGACGAGGAGGAGGCCCTGCCCTTCGTCCTCTCGCGCCTCCCCGAGGGGTACCGCGCGATCGTCGTCGACAACGGATCCACCGACCGCTCCGCCGAGGTCGCGCGCGAGCACGGCGCCCTCGTGGTGGAGGAGCGGCGCCGAGGGTTCGGGGCGGCGGCGCACGCGGGGCTCGAGGCCGCGACCGCACCGCTCGTGGCGTTCTGCGACGCCGACGCGTCGATGGATCCGGCGCTCCTCCCCCGCGTGGTCGACCCGGTCCGCGACGGCGAGCGCGACCTCGTGCTCGGCCGCCGGATCCCGTCGACGCGCGGCGCATGGCCGCTGCACGCCCGGATCGCGAACCTCGAGCTCGCCCGCCGGCTGCGGCGGATCACGGGTGTGCCGCTGCACGACCTCGGCCCGATGCGCTGCGGGCGGCGCACCGAGCTGCTGGGCCTGGGGATCCTCGACCGGCGCAGCGGCTATCCGCTCGAGATGCTGCTGCGGGCATCGGCGGCCGGGTGGAGCATCCTGGAGGTGGAGATGCCGTACGCACCGCGCGTGGGGCGGTCCAAGGTGACCGGCACCGTGCGCGGGACCGTCACGGCCGTGCGCGACATGTCACGCGTGCTGGCCGAGGCGCGAGCGGCGGCAGTGGGCGCCGACCGCACCCCGGGAGGATCCGCGTGA
- a CDS encoding TIGR04282 family arsenosugar biosynthesis glycosyltransferase translates to MTTVVVIAKECIPGRVKTRLHPPFTLEEAAELASAALADTLAAVDDAAPERRVLLFDGANPPAEAAGYDVIPQVAGDLDERLAAMYDALDGPVLLVGMDTPQLTAALLRPVLDSWADGAGGPDAWFGPANDGGFWALGLRDPDGALVRGVPMSRDDTGAVQLSRLIDAGLDVAMLPELTDVDTVADARDAAAAAPAHRFAAVLRTLDTGAGTRAATTASATSQRDPA, encoded by the coding sequence GTGACCACCGTCGTCGTCATCGCCAAGGAGTGCATCCCCGGCCGCGTCAAGACGCGCCTGCACCCGCCGTTCACGCTCGAGGAGGCCGCCGAGCTCGCGTCCGCGGCCCTCGCCGACACGCTCGCCGCCGTCGACGACGCCGCGCCCGAGCGCCGCGTGCTCCTCTTCGACGGTGCGAACCCGCCCGCGGAGGCCGCCGGCTACGACGTGATCCCGCAGGTGGCGGGCGACCTCGACGAGCGGCTCGCCGCCATGTACGACGCGCTCGACGGTCCCGTCCTCCTCGTCGGCATGGACACCCCGCAGCTCACCGCCGCCCTCCTCCGCCCCGTGCTCGACTCGTGGGCCGACGGCGCGGGCGGCCCCGACGCCTGGTTCGGCCCCGCGAACGACGGCGGCTTCTGGGCGCTGGGCCTCCGGGATCCGGACGGCGCGCTCGTGCGCGGCGTGCCCATGTCCCGGGACGACACGGGCGCGGTGCAGCTGTCGCGGCTGATCGACGCGGGGCTCGACGTGGCGATGCTGCCCGAGCTCACCGACGTGGACACGGTCGCCGACGCGCGCGACGCGGCCGCAGCGGCGCCCGCCCATCGCTTCGCCGCCGTGCTCCGAACCCTGGACACCGGCGCGGGCACCCGCGCCGCCACCACCGCATCCGCGACATCGCAGAGGGACCCCGCATGA
- a CDS encoding class I SAM-dependent methyltransferase, translating to MSLAVDHPEDRASARVRTFGSGGGEPYARALRDSGVLFLSLASDDDSAEAMDISRWSADADAVDASLLAGAAGPVLDIGCGPGRMVRAAMDAGLGALGIDVSPTVVEMAAGLGLPVLHRSVFERLPREGGWGTLLLLDGNIGIGGDAAALLARCGDLLDDQGALVVETHPDPARDRTFECTVEDGQGRASDPFPWAQVGRDAVARMAAGAGLDLVQCWETDGRSFCRLVRA from the coding sequence ATGAGCCTGGCCGTCGACCACCCCGAGGACCGCGCCTCCGCGCGCGTCCGCACCTTCGGATCCGGTGGCGGCGAACCGTACGCCCGGGCCCTCCGCGACTCCGGGGTCCTCTTCCTGTCGCTCGCGTCCGACGACGACAGCGCCGAGGCGATGGACATCAGCCGCTGGAGCGCGGACGCCGACGCCGTGGACGCGAGCCTCCTCGCGGGCGCGGCCGGTCCCGTCCTCGACATCGGCTGCGGCCCGGGCCGCATGGTCCGCGCGGCTATGGACGCCGGGCTCGGCGCGCTCGGCATCGACGTCTCCCCCACCGTGGTCGAGATGGCCGCGGGCCTCGGCCTCCCCGTGCTCCACCGCTCGGTCTTCGAGCGCCTGCCCCGCGAGGGCGGCTGGGGCACGCTTCTGCTGCTCGACGGCAACATCGGCATCGGCGGCGACGCGGCCGCGCTCCTCGCGCGCTGCGGCGACCTCCTCGACGACCAGGGCGCGCTCGTGGTCGAGACCCACCCGGATCCCGCCCGCGACCGCACCTTCGAGTGCACGGTCGAGGACGGCCAGGGCCGCGCGAGCGACCCGTTCCCGTGGGCGCAGGTCGGCCGCGACGCCGTCGCGCGCATGGCCGCTGGCGCGGGCCTCGACCTCGTTCAGTGCTGGGAGACCGACGGCCGGTCCTTCTGCCGCCTCGTGCGCGCGTAG
- a CDS encoding molybdopterin-dependent oxidoreductase, with protein sequence MHETRRRLASPARTTRLAVVIGRLLGLAFLVCFATGLYSHFLQDPLPWMRFPTAPVSLYRLSQGIHITAGIACVPLLLAKLWIVFPELLTYPPVTGVVSFLERASIAVFVGASLLEVAMGLLNTFQWVPFPFYFRQTHFALAFVVIGSLAIHIGVKLPAIAGHWRRGQADESPIVEDQSAATAADGTPARAPRGVTGRVLAWIDDTPVTPTPIARRGFLVAVGASVAAVVGLTAGQSFRILAPLNAFGPRVMGTGPQGLPVNRTAEAAGVTESAVDPAWALTVSNGSVSRAFTMDDLRGMGLVTATLPISCVEGWSQSATWRGVRLMDLMDQVGADPVARLRVTSLEKSGGFRRTEMGPEYVRDPLTLVALELDGAPLDIQHGYPARMIAPGRPGVLQTKWLSTLEVM encoded by the coding sequence ATGCACGAGACCAGGCGCCGCCTCGCCTCGCCCGCGCGCACGACCCGGCTGGCGGTCGTGATCGGCCGCCTCCTCGGCCTCGCCTTCCTGGTTTGCTTCGCGACGGGCCTCTACAGCCACTTCCTGCAGGACCCGCTGCCGTGGATGCGCTTCCCGACCGCGCCCGTGTCGCTCTACCGGCTGTCGCAGGGGATCCACATCACGGCCGGCATCGCGTGCGTGCCGCTCCTGCTCGCCAAGCTCTGGATCGTCTTCCCCGAGCTGCTCACGTACCCGCCGGTCACCGGGGTCGTCTCGTTCCTCGAGCGCGCGTCCATCGCCGTCTTCGTCGGGGCGTCGCTGCTCGAGGTGGCGATGGGCCTCCTCAACACCTTCCAGTGGGTGCCGTTCCCCTTCTACTTCCGGCAGACGCACTTCGCGCTGGCGTTCGTCGTGATCGGGTCGCTCGCGATCCACATCGGCGTGAAGCTGCCCGCCATCGCGGGCCACTGGCGGCGCGGGCAGGCGGACGAGTCGCCCATCGTCGAGGACCAGTCGGCCGCGACCGCCGCCGACGGCACCCCGGCCCGCGCGCCCCGCGGCGTCACCGGCCGCGTGCTCGCCTGGATCGACGACACCCCCGTCACGCCGACGCCCATCGCCCGCCGCGGCTTCCTCGTGGCGGTCGGCGCATCCGTCGCCGCGGTCGTGGGCCTCACCGCGGGCCAGTCGTTCCGGATCCTCGCCCCGCTCAACGCCTTCGGCCCGCGCGTCATGGGCACCGGCCCGCAGGGGCTGCCCGTCAACCGCACGGCCGAGGCCGCGGGCGTGACGGAGTCCGCGGTCGACCCCGCGTGGGCGCTCACCGTCTCGAACGGATCCGTCTCCAGGGCCTTCACGATGGACGACCTCCGCGGCATGGGGCTCGTCACCGCGACGCTGCCCATCTCCTGCGTCGAGGGCTGGAGCCAGTCGGCGACGTGGCGCGGCGTCCGCCTCATGGACCTGATGGACCAGGTCGGCGCCGACCCTGTGGCGCGCCTCCGCGTCACAAGCCTCGAGAAGAGCGGCGGCTTCCGGCGCACCGAGATGGGCCCGGAGTACGTGCGCGACCCGCTCACCCTGGTGGCGCTCGAGCTCGACGGCGCGCCCCTCGACATCCAGCACGGCTACCCGGCGCGCATGATCGCGCCCGGGCGTCCCGGCGTGCTGCAGACCAAGTGGCTCTCGACCCTGGAGGTCATGTGA
- a CDS encoding glycosyltransferase family 87 protein, whose amino-acid sequence MRTALTAFVLVVMAALTGWSVVAFDLFGDADDEAFFRREGAAPLFWLVVVIWVVFGAAVLLVRKLPARSAAALIILGSVGLGAVAMAGPPNTSTDSARYAWDGIVQNAGESPYRYTPADPELRDLRPDWLYPKTVVGSDGAATCEGKRIIGVREEETHEPMCTALNRPKVPTIYPPMAELFFAGVRAAVPVTAEYWAFQAAGLLMMTAVTLLLVRALRKRGKPVWWAALWAWCPLVASEVVTNSHVDALGALLALAASLLVAGGMRWRGGIALGAAIATKLIPVIAAPALLRKQPWKVITAAVVTFALLYVPYVLSTGIAVLGYLPGYLQEEGYGDGGRFPLVELVVPGQYGLIAVGLILAVTAGLVWWRTDPADPWLGQLVMIGVTLLAVSPRYPWYALLLIPFIAMTGRGEWFAVVAALALRLFAPDEWAWQIALAAALVIVVAGSLVRLGPDGRARLIPAVVRRRLGRERVTAGGPDAG is encoded by the coding sequence GTGCGCACAGCCCTCACCGCCTTCGTCCTCGTCGTCATGGCCGCGCTCACCGGATGGTCGGTGGTCGCGTTCGATCTGTTCGGCGATGCCGACGACGAGGCGTTCTTCCGTCGCGAGGGTGCCGCGCCGCTGTTCTGGCTCGTGGTCGTCATCTGGGTGGTCTTCGGAGCGGCGGTCCTCCTGGTGCGGAAGCTGCCGGCACGATCCGCCGCTGCGCTCATCATCCTCGGATCGGTGGGCCTCGGCGCGGTCGCCATGGCCGGGCCGCCGAACACCAGCACCGACTCCGCGCGCTACGCCTGGGACGGCATCGTGCAGAACGCGGGCGAGTCGCCCTATCGCTACACGCCGGCCGACCCCGAGCTGCGGGACCTCCGGCCCGACTGGCTCTATCCGAAGACCGTCGTCGGGTCGGATGGAGCCGCCACCTGCGAGGGGAAGCGGATCATAGGCGTCCGCGAGGAGGAGACGCACGAGCCGATGTGCACGGCGCTCAACCGCCCCAAGGTCCCCACCATCTACCCGCCCATGGCCGAGCTGTTCTTCGCGGGCGTGCGCGCCGCAGTCCCGGTGACGGCCGAGTACTGGGCGTTCCAGGCCGCCGGGCTCCTGATGATGACGGCGGTGACGCTCCTGCTCGTCCGCGCGCTGCGGAAGCGCGGCAAGCCCGTGTGGTGGGCGGCGCTCTGGGCGTGGTGCCCGCTGGTGGCGAGCGAGGTGGTCACGAACTCGCACGTCGACGCGCTCGGGGCGCTGCTCGCGCTCGCGGCGTCGCTCCTCGTCGCGGGCGGGATGCGGTGGCGCGGCGGCATCGCCCTCGGCGCGGCCATCGCGACGAAGCTCATCCCGGTGATCGCGGCGCCGGCGCTGCTGCGGAAGCAGCCCTGGAAGGTGATCACCGCGGCGGTCGTCACGTTCGCCCTGCTCTACGTGCCGTACGTGCTCAGCACCGGGATCGCGGTGCTCGGCTACCTGCCCGGCTACCTGCAGGAGGAGGGCTACGGCGACGGCGGGCGGTTCCCGCTCGTGGAGCTCGTCGTTCCCGGGCAGTACGGGCTCATCGCGGTCGGGCTGATCCTCGCCGTGACCGCCGGCCTCGTCTGGTGGAGGACCGACCCGGCGGATCCGTGGCTCGGCCAGCTCGTGATGATCGGCGTGACGCTCCTCGCCGTGAGCCCGCGCTACCCCTGGTACGCGCTGCTGCTCATCCCGTTCATCGCGATGACGGGCCGCGGCGAGTGGTTCGCGGTGGTGGCCGCGCTCGCGCTGCGGCTGTTCGCGCCGGACGAGTGGGCCTGGCAGATCGCGCTCGCGGCCGCCCTGGTGATCGTCGTGGCCGGCTCGCTCGTGCGGCTCGGGCCGGACGGGCGCGCTCGGCTGATCCCCGCGGTCGTGCGGCGGCGGCTGGGCCGGGAGCGCGTGACCGCCGGCGGGCCGGACGCCGGCTGA